taggactgtaattttatattttaaagaaaataacaaatacatatttacttacactttagttttatcaaaattacagtgcacttacatatcatatcaactgaatttacaaatatagttttagttacatataagttacagtgtaattatatacaagttgcagtgtaattacactatgattttattgtaattacatctgtcaaatttctagaaaaaaatttatcagcaaatatataaaaaaaattgaatagaaTAGGTTTCTAGCGATGGTAGATTTGTTAGGCATGGCCGCATGGTGGTGTAATCTAGTGTGGGATCCTAGCTTTGGCTTGGTTCAGATTTACGCACAAGATTCAAGTGCAGAGAAGGTCGTCCCGTCCGGCGATCGTCTCCACTCATCATGCCCAAAGGGACGAGCACAGTGCGAACAAGATCATCCCGACCGGCTGACCACGCATGCAGCCTCCACCATCGTGCGGTCAGCAAATCCGTGAAATCACCGGGAAAAAAATCACACGACAGATTTCTAGCGAAATCGctagttattttatttaaaatataaaattacagtcctatataactaaaattacatttgtaaattcagttgatatgatatgtaagtgcactgtaattttgataaaaatattgtgtaagtaaatatgtatttattattttcttttgtagtcCGTTGGATATAAATCTAAGGGTAGAAAAAATCTGGGTGATTTTTTACTAGAAATCACCCGACAAATGGATAGACAGTCTCTTTTTTAAAGGCATCGGACGGTGCAAGTTTCATATTAATATAGTGAAAAAAATTTATAAGATTACCACCTTAAGAGACAACaataaggaaaagaaaaaagaacaccaAAGCAACACCAACACATGTTAACAGCACCTGCACACACTCCCCAAAAAAGGAACTAGCATCGAGTCGGGCCTCTGCTATATGTGACCGGACGCTGCTAGCCCTACGAAGGAGTCACAAACGACCTGCCAAAGCCAATTCCAACCAAAAGATCCCCCACAGGCTCTCAACTATCACCACGTAGAAGGGTTGCCGAAggagagggcgagagagagagagaagaatatCAACTCCTACCATGAGCAGACCGAATGGCAACATTTAAGAACGTCGTTGAAGACTGAAAGATCGAACGTTGGACATGCAACAAAAGCGAGATCTCTTAAACGACGCCAGGGTGAACCGGTAGAACATTTGGCCACTTGTTTAAATACCCCCGGTAGCGgcgggggaagggggggggggagtgcaTGGAGTTTCGCCTCATCGAAGGGCTCTGCCTCAATGGTTGTGTGGCCACCGctgttgtcggtgatatgggcccaggggtatcaggtttagagggaggaggctgcccccccgatgccacgtggccctcccccgaggggagtcaggcctgaggtggggtggcggctaCTCTTTCCCCAAAGACTAGTAGGAGAAGccacccccctcgggggagggccacgtggcatcggagggcagcctcctccatccagtctctgggaaggagtggccgccgttttacctcgggcctgactcccctcgggggagggccacgtggcatcggggggcagcctcctccgactagtctttagggaaggagtggccgccaccccacctcgggcccgACTCCCCTcgagggagggccacgtggcatcgggggggggggacagcctcctccctctaaacctgaTACCCCCAGGCCCATATCATCGACAGCTGTCGTCGCCTAGGGTTGTCCCCATCACCAAGGTTGGGGAGGGAAGGGTCACCATCACCGCAgcaccaccctcgccaccgcctcGTCTTGGCTGCCGCTCCCTCCTTTGGACCCATACTTTCTACTGCTACTAGCCTACCACCACTGGTACTACCCCATATCTAATGATCGAGCAGGAGGATTGCTTGCTAGACCATCAACCCAAAGGAGGAATAGGGTGAGGCGAAGAAGAAGGGGGAAGGAGGATACTAGCGTCAGCGTCGGCTCTGACGCCACCGTGATGCGAGGGCTGAGGAGGGCGGGACGGAGGCGGTGACCTTGCGGCCGAGGGGGGAGGCCAGGAAGGGGGATCTGATGGTTCGGTTAGATAATAATGCTTTGCAAAAGCACCCTTGTACTCATTATGTTTATAGCGCAAACCCTAAAAACAAATTTTTGTCTTCTTCACATTGTATTTTATAGAACAACAAGGACTGTTTTGAATAAATTACAACAAGATGCCAGGTAGCGGGAGGGCCGCTTCAACAATTTGTGTATTAATCTCTTGtggttccttttttttcctcttcttattACAATATTGCTTTTTATGGTTCTCAACTTTGCAAGTGGTGATTTTCACGAGAAAACCAAATTCAAATTGGTTAAGATCATGATTTGGGTTGGTATAGTAGTTATTACATTTGTAATTGTAGTTCGTATATATCTGGTCTTTTATCTTTTTGCTCAAAAAATGAAAAACCCCCATCGTCGAAGCCTTTATGAAATGAATAAATCCCCTTATCAAAACTCTTTGGACTTCTATTGAATAAAAAATGCATTGTACATCCTTTTAATTTTGATACATATAAGATATCCTATGGATAATAATCTGACTTAGGACTATATAACCGATCAATCAAAAATACTCCAAGACAAAGGCAAACCAATAGTTAATAGTGGTAGCGAGTTAGTGACACAAGTGGTTCTATAGAGACGGCCAACACGACCGGTAGCATGTGATACCAATACGGGTTGGTCTAATAATAGACATAATGTTCGCATGTTGGCTAGACACGTGAACATGTATCGGCCTGACCAATGTACATAATAACTTATAGAAATTCTTTATATGGGAGTTCTatgtaaaaatatttgaatccaaATCGGACATATAAACTTTCGCTGTATAAGCTGTCGATGCATATAAACTTTAATTAAgtatagagtaaattgcatcgccGGAACACGAACTTGTCAGGTGGGTACAATCTAGTGCACGAAATTGTAAAACGCTTTTTTGTGCATGAACTTGTCTGGTGCGTGTGGAGGAAGGTAAAAAGGACACTACATGGCTAATCTTATTGATTTAGTGGCTAATTAGGATACTgtgtaaacatatatatgagaaGGTTACTATTAGATATACACCTcttcaataaaaaatagaatatgataaagtgatagtagaaaaattttaaaaaaggagCAATGATATAAATGTTAGAAATATATGAAAACCATCATTTCTATAATGAAGGATAAAGCAGAGATCAAATTTATAAACATTGCATGTGAGCATatccaacagcctctctaaaTCGTACTCTCCAAACACCCCTATATAGCCAACTCTCCATCTGATTTGGCTAATCAAACTAAATCGTCACTCCAACAGACTCTCTATTAATCCTCTCCAAAATAACaacggacccacatgtcagcctctactactcttcttcctctttaTCTCTacccccttcttccttctctttctttcttttccctttctttcCTTCCCATCGTTGGGgaggcggcaagcggcggcgcggtgcggggaggggagatggcaggcggcggcgcggggaggggaggcggcaggcggcggcgcggcgcggggaggcagaaggcggcggcgcctgtGCTCCCTCTCCCCGCCGGATCTAGAGGCGGCCGCTTGCCTTGCCAACCTCTGCTCgacgaggcgacggcggagctcggggcggggatggcgacggcggcggcggctcgcgacgatgacctcgacgacgacccggcgacgacgactgcgCCAAAGGAATAGCACGTGGGCCCACCGTTTGGAGAGGCGTTTTGGCTGGCCAAATCTAGCCAGCCAGCGAGCGAGTTTGGCCAGCCAGATGGCTTGGCCATCCTGTTGGCCAGTTTGTTGGAGCTCCTTTTTTGTCTTGAATAGCTAAAATTTGGCTTGGATAGGCTAATAGAGAgtttgttggagatgctcttatgaATTTTTACTACATATATACACGTCACATCCTAATTAACATCAACTTCGTAAAATTAACATTCACAAGTTATTTTGGTCCTTGTTCACATGAAGTAGACAAATTCATATACTGAAATGAGCGTTTTACAAGTTTATATACTAAATTGTACCCACCTAACAAGTTTTTATACCACCAATACAATTTTCTTAAGTATATATAAACTTACAGAAAAAGCAGACCACCCGGTTAAAATGCACGGGCGTTCGCACGAGTTTACCGCACGCGAACGTTTTTTAGTTAGCCTTTTTGAGGCGGCACTGAAGTGGATAAAGTTTCAGAATACAGGTAGATTTGAATTTTCATCGAGGAAACCATATACAGTCATCAGCCATCATCTTTTATCAGTTATTGTCCATTTTCCGTTTGAGATGAAGTCATCGACCATGCATCATCTCTGTAATAACTAATACTGATCCAATATGACGAAGGAAACAATATGATCGTATTCAATATGGACTCAATGAGTCATATAGAGTCCACAGCAGGAATTTTGCAGCACAAATGGGTCAGATCGATTGATTGGTCGAGACAGCTGACGATATGCCGAAATGGCAAAAGCCTACGACGTGATAAGAATTAGTTCCTTGGAAGAAGAACGCACCAAGACGTATTCTGTGGGAACACTGCTGAACTGAAAATTCCTGGTCCGATACATGCCAACTTGCACAAAGATGATGAGACCAAGGCCACTGCTGAACTGCAGTAGAGGCAAAAAAAACGAGCGAACAGGGACGAAAGCTACGTATAACAACGCCGATTTGATAGCCGTGATCACCTGCCTTGCCTACCTGGGGTTAGAGACTTTTAGACGAACGGACGTTTAAGAAATTCAGAGTCGATGAAACGAAAAAAGTTGACGGGTTGTCGCTTCAATGCTGTGGCTCCATTTCCGGATCAGGCTGCCAGAGTATACGAGTCACCAATCCACTAAGGCACAATCAGCATCAGAATTTCCATTATTTTTCCCCCTCTCTGATGCGGTCGACTTCGTTGTAGGGCTCGCGAGGGGAACACATAGTTTCCAGTTGTCTCACTCTGAAGTGAGCTTCACGTACAGACAACCAAAAGAGGCCTCCAAATCACTGCATAAAAATAAGCACAATCATTGTGGCTGTGAGTGCATCATCCACTTTAATCGGTTTAATTTCTGAGCAGTAATTAACCTTTCTGTTTTGGGCTCAGCAATTTGGTCCAATGCTAATGGCATTATGGCTAACAGGTTACAGGAGGAGGACTAGTGGCAGCTGCACTCACCTGAAGTCATCTGAAAGCCACTGATGATGTAGGCTTATCTTTAGTAGTACTCGTTTTAATTAGAAAACGTGAGGCGTCTACGCTTGAGCCTGAAGAGACAAAAAGAGACAATGCTTCAGATAAGTTCAGAAATCagatatgatttttttagaaaaatgcgCCCATAGGCCATAGAACTCTTCAGTAAGCATGCTGTTTTGCCAATTAAAAGCAAAAGAGGAAGACAACTTCACTTGCAACGCATAACAGAATTGAAGTCAAGGTTTCTTTatgtgactttttttttgttcagttAAAGGATGTCCTTCTTTCTATACATATATTCTTGTACTTCTATTGACAAGGACACTACAGACACACAAACAGTAGCTTCCCATATGATTGGTGCAAAAGAACAGGAAAATGACAAACCATGGAACTGTATGAGGATACTGAACTGTAGTACTGGATAGAGAGGTACAGAACTGTTATCCAAAGCAGGTTCAGACTTGATGAGGATGCAGGGATGAGCTGGACAAGAAACTGAACTTTATTGTAACCGGACAGTATACATGAGAGGCACACCTTATGAAATATTTACTCTTATCAAATATCaagaactagaaaaaaaaagggtagaACAGGTATAAATAAGAAAATCTTTGTTAAGAGGGGAGCATGCTGGCCACCACTATAGGAAAATTGATAGCTAgctaggcaaaaaaaaaaaaaaaagaagtataggtttctcaaaacaaaaaaaagtatagATAGGTGTGCAAACTAGAATATCCTGGTCCACTTCAAACTGCTGATCACTTGCTCTTTCCCCTTGAATTATTGCCACTTGCACACACCCCCAGCTTCTTTTTATAGCAAAGAAGAAGCTACCACAATAGCACAAACCTTGAGAGCAATCCACTCTTTCTTCTACTCCtaatacacacacacaaagagAGACAGGAATGGAGAGATCACCTGAAGTGGTGCAACACAAGGCAGCAAACCGAGCTGCCGAGGATGATCACACCACCTCGATTCCATGGCTAAAGCTGGGTGTCGTCGATGCACTGACAGCAGAAGCAGGTAAGCTTCCCGAGTCGAATCCGAAgccggccgtggcggcgccgcATAGAACCTTCTCCTGCAACTACTGCATGAGGAAGTTCTTCAGCTCGCAGGCGCTGGGTGGGCACCAGAACGCCCACAAGAGGGAGAGGTGCGCGCCGAGGAAGTCGCACGGCTTCCAGCAGCAGCATCTCATGGTTGGGCTCTCCCCGACTGCACCGTCGTCGTTTCTTCACCACATGAGGGTTAACCCTCACGCCACGATCCTGAAGGTGAACCGTGGCTATTCTTCTGCTGATGGTGTTGTCGTGGCGAAATTCCATGGAGGCCAGATGAGTAGCAGCTGGGTGCCTTTTGCGGTTGAACATGGTAGAGGGTCAGTCTGGCCTGGGAGCTTCAAAGCAAGCTCTCAGGAGCAGAAGAAGCGCACGGAGGAAGATCTTGACTTGAGCCTGCGGTTATAAGTTTGTAGTGTACAGATAgttcattatatatatttaagtaTGCATTTTGGCAAATATGATCTTCAGTTTTTTTGTCATATGTTTTCTATGGTGAGGTAATTTCAGAAGCGAACAAACTCATGCATGTTGAAGAGGAAAATGTTTGAACTATAGTTAGTCTTTAATATAATGATTGAGAACCATAACAACAATGTTAATATATAGTTGGAACGACAAACGAATGCCAACTTGGATATCAATCTATCATGAAGGAATTCATAATTACGATTATCCATAGGGCATAGGCTACCGTTTTGAATGATTTAGAATATGAAGTTCAACTCATCGATAAAAGCTGTTTCACAGCGAAATTACACGCAAGACACTTGCTCCCGTAGATTGCAGGACACCGGTTGAATTGACCATACAATGGCTGGTAGCTCTATTATTGTGCATGTCATATAGCACCACTGCTAGTTGTGAATTGTGAAGACATGGATTCTAGTGACACTCTGACAGAGGATTCTAATAAAAATGACGCATTCTTTGATTGGTTCATTCAAGAATCTATTCTTCTACTGCTGTGAGGCAAAGTGCATACTGCGCATAGCATTAGAATCCGTTGGTGAAAGCATAAGAACAAGCTGATCGAGTCACAGAGGGACAAGGAATAGGTGAGACATGAGCTCCCACGAAAA
The window above is part of the Oryza sativa Japonica Group chromosome 7, ASM3414082v1 genome. Proteins encoded here:
- the LOC4343786 gene encoding zinc finger protein 7, whose translation is MERSPEVVQHKAANRAAEDDHTTSIPWLKLGVVDALTAEAGKLPESNPKPAVAAPHRTFSCNYCMRKFFSSQALGGHQNAHKRERCAPRKSHGFQQQHLMVGLSPTAPSSFLHHMRVNPHATILKVNRGYSSADGVVVAKFHGGQMSSSWVPFAVEHGRGSVWPGSFKASSQEQKKRTEEDLDLSLRL